The Agromyces sp. 3263 DNA segment CGCATGCAACACGTCAAGGTTCTTCTTCGTCGCGTCCGCGTTCACCACGAACTCACCAGGCGACAGCATCGCCCGGACGCGGTCGTCTCGAGGCCCACCCGGACCCTTCACAACACCGTCGCGCCACCACGCCGGGGAACCCTCCGACAGGTGCGGGACCAACAAACCACCCGTGTTGCCGTACGCCGCACCCACCTGACCGGCCGGCGCACCAGACGACTTCCGCTGCTCCTCGACATACAGGTAAACGGTCTTCGAGTTCGGGATGTCACGGATGAGCTGCGCCATTCGAAGCGCCGCGTCCATCGCCTCCTGCGAATACAAATTCACCTGAGTGGACACGTCACCCGGAATCAACCCGAGCGAATCGGCGTACAACTCAGCCGCCGTCTGCGACAACCCGGCCGCAATGCCGGCATCAATGACCGCCTGCCGCCCAGCCTCAATAACGGGGATCGCATCTTCCTGCTTACCCGTGTTCTCAACCGTCGCCGCAGCCGCTTCCTTGTACGCCTCAGCGATACCGTCAAGCGCCGCCTGGTTATCGCGGCCCTCCTGAGTGGTGATATCGAGCGTCTGCCCGTTCTCCTCAATGGAGGCGGTGAAATCATCCAACGACTGCTGCACCTGACGGTTCGCGTCATTCACGCTGAGCTGGGTGTCACCGAACCCGCGGATCGTCTCTGCCAAGTCATCGACAGCATCCTTCGCCGTATCAGCGGCAGACTCGACGTCGCCCAAACCCTCCGACATCGCAGCCGATGAGACGGTCGCGTCCTCCTGCTCATTGGACACACCCGCGAGGGCGTTCTCATACTCAGGGAACAACTTCTTGAGTTCCTTGACAGAGATGCCCTGCTCCTCGGCCTTACGGGTGATCTCAGCGAAAATTGCAGCAGCCTTCTCGCCCTTACCGTCCTGCACCATCTGAGCCAAAGCCTGCGACAGCGAATCGAACCCCGTACGCGCCTCACCAACCGCACCGGTGATTCCGAACGGGCCAGCAATCGCCTCACCGAACCGTTCCATCTGCGCATCAAACCCAGACCCGGCAACAAGCTCCAACGACTCCGCGAACTCATCAGCAGACTTAGACCCGTTCTTGAACGCAGCATCCAAGTCGCCGCCGTTCAACGCCTGCAACACCTTCTCGATACCAACCGCAGCCTTCGGGCCACCAGTAGCAAGCTTGTCCAGGATCGAAACAGCAACACCCAAACCGGCGATCAAACCGGCAGCCTTCGCGACATTCCCAATAACACCCGCGGCCCGCTGAGCGGCCGGCGACATCGTCGCCAACGCAGCCTTGAACGCCGCAATCTTCGGAACCGCCAGAAGGAACGCACCACCAGCCAAACCAACAGCCGCCGTCACCGCACCAATAGCCAACGCAGTCGCCTGCACCGGCTCCGGGGCCTTACCGAACGCATCCACAACACCAGTGACACCCTGCGTCAAACCACGCAACGCGTCGTTCGCAGCAGAACCCGTCTTGATCAGCGCCGTGTCGAAAGCGCCACCCAACTTCTCCAAGTCGCCCGCGAGGTTATCCAACCGCAGCTCGGCAGTCTCAGCCGCATACCCGGAATCGTCAACAGCGGACGTCCACTTCGCGACTTCCTCAGCACCACCCTTGTACAGTTCGCGGGCGGTACGGATCGCGTCAGCACCGAAGATCGTCGCCAACGCCGCATCACGGGTCTCCTGCGTCAACGGAGACAGCTTGTCCTTCAACTGCCCCGCAACGGAACCCATGCCCACGAACTGGCCGGCCGCGTCGTACACGCTGATGCCCAACTGGTCCATGAGTTCCTTGGACTCTTCGGTGGGGTTCGACAGGCGCAACAACATCTGACGGAACGACGTGCCCGCATCCGACCCGGTGATACCGGCCGAAGCGAACAACGCCAGAGACCCGACAGTCTCCTCAAGGGAAATGCCCATGCCCGCGGCGACCGTACCCGACTGCTTCAACGCAGCCGACAAGTCATCGACGGAACCCTGAGCCTTACCCGCACCAGCAGCCAACACGTCAGCAACATGCGGCACATCCGCGCCAGCAAGGTTGAACACCGTCAACGCGTTCGCAGCAATCTCGGCCGCATCCGCGACCTCAAGACCACCAGCAGCAGCAAGGTCCAGGGAACCCTTCAACCCGCCGCCCAAAGCGTCCGCCGTCGAAATGCCAGCCTTCGCCAACTCCTCGAGCGCCTGAGCCGACTCCGACGCAGTAAACACCGTCGAAGCGCCAGCCTCAAGCGCGGCGTCACGCAGCAACGCCATGTTCTCGGTCGTCTCATGCGTTGCCGCCTGAACCGCCGACATCGCCTTATCGAAATCAGCGAACTTCGAAACGGCCAAACCAACACCCGCGGCAGCAAGCGCCCCGAGCGCCAGAGACGCCTTGCCGACCGCGTCAAATTCCTTCTTCGACTGGGTCAGCTTCTGAGCCGCGTTGGCGGTCTCCTTAGTTGCCCGGGCAGCCTTATCCATGCCAGCGACATAGTCACCAACCTGCGCGGTAAGGGTTACGCGTGTGATGCGCTCGGGCATGCCGTACCTCCAATACAGGGGGTAACCCCTACGACAAACCACCCGCAGGCGGTACGGTTTCGAAATGACCGACACAAAGACGCCGACGCGTAGCGAGGCACCAATCGCGGCACTCGTCCTCGGCGCTGTGGGCCTCATCACGGCCCTACTGTCGTCAGCGCCAGGCTTCCCGCTCGTCGCAGGAACAATCGCCGTCCTAGCCGGCCTCTACACCATCGTGAAACGCGGCGACAAGCCGATCCCGAGCATGGCACCCATCGGACTAGTCCTCGCCATACTCGGAATCGCCATAGCCGTCATCCGCGCCTCGTAACACCGCCCCACTTGTGCCCGTTGCGGTTGATGTCCGGACGGCCCTTGTAGTAACCGTCGATCGCATCACGCAACGCCTTCTCAGCCCAGTCGATGCGCGGCTTATCCGGCCCCTTGAACGCGAACTGATTCTCAGCGTCCATCGCCTCAGACATGGGAATCCCATGCGGGCCGATCTCCAACGCCATGCGACGGCGAGCGAGCAGATACGTCACATCCTCACGGGTGAACTCCGGCTCCCTGGTGACAACAGTCACCCCCGTGAACACCCCGTCAGCGTTGTAATGCTCGTGCCGTTCAACCGGTTCACGACCCAACAACCGCGACGGGGAAACCCCCATACTGTCGGCTAGCTCGACTTCCTCCGCGAACCGACCTTGGAGGCTTTTTTTGCCTTCTCGATCTCCTGCGCCGGGTTCCACTCGTTCAACGCCCAAATGGCGTCAGTCACAGCACTGATCTCCGCACCGGCCAACGACGGAATCAGGTCAGCCCACGCCTCAGCAGGAATCGCCGTACCATCCGCGAGCGCACCCGTCCTCGGGGCCATCTCCAACACCACCGCGTTGAAGTTGTACCCGTACCGCTTATCAATCAACGAATCCAAGCGGGCCGGATGGCGGGACACACACTCAGCCCACACGTCACCATCAGCACGCTCAAACACCAGCTCATACAACGCCCCGTTCACGATCACCGGAACAGGCGACGACTTCGGCTTCGGCGCTGCCTTAGCAGCCGCCACATCCTCAAGAAAACCCATGATCCCCACCACTCCCCACAGAAAAAGGTGAAGCCGGGGCGGGCGTGGGGGTTACCCGCCCCGGCAGTCTGGTTAGGCAGCGAGCGTCGCGCCCTTGACCGTCACATCGGTGATGTAAAGGGTCTGCGACGTCGTGTCGACACCGTTCTCAACCGGTGCGTCAGGACGCTGAGCGCCAGCCTTGAACGTGATGATGTCGGCCTTCTGAGCGGCAGCCCAAGCCGTCGAGTTCGCCACACCGCGGCGAACCACGAGGTAACCTTCGGTGCCCTCAACGAGCGTGAGCGAAGCCGAGTCGGCAGTGGTCGACGTGACGTACTTCACGTTCAACGTCTCCGACTTCTTACCGGGCTGCTCAAGGTTCTGCTCGAGGGTGAGGCGGCCGTCAGCGACGACCGCCTGGGTGATCTGGTAGTCGAACCCGTCCGGGGTGAACGAGTACGTCAGGTCAACAAGAATGTCCGCAACAGACTGGGGGTCGTCGGCAAGCTCGACGAACCCGATCCGCCAGCGGCCATCGGACTGGGAAGAGACAGGAACAGTTTCAGCAGCCAAGGGATTCTCCTTCTAAATGAGTCCTGTCGGAGAACCCGCAGGACCGGGTTACCCGCGGGGTGCGGGCAGCTTTCGGGCACAAAAAAAGCCCCTCAAGGGGGCTTCCTTTCATGCGGCGTTAGACGGGTTCGGACAGAATGTCGAACGCAATCGTCGCGAACGGCAACACAATCGGGCCGTCCTTATCAATCTGAATGGGACGCGAAATCCACGGGTCGGGGCAGAACGCCTGACGGCCGGCAACCGTCAACCGGTGATCCTTCATCTGCTCCGTAACCCACGTACCAACTTTGCGGGCAGCCGCCGAATTGTTGCCGACACAGTACAAAACGTGAGACGTCAACAGCGCATCCTTCGACCCGGACAACCGGAGCTGATCCCAGTCGCCCAACGACGACGCCACAACCACATACCGGGCCGGCGGGTTCACGGTCGGCACGGCACCCAACTCGAACACGGACGTGCCCAACTGTGAGTGAGCCTTCAAACGCGCCACAAGGGCGTCATGATGCGCCTCAGCGGTCATATCAGACCCTCCGTCGCCAACCCGATACCCTTCTCAAAGTCGGGTTCGTTCTTCTTCAACGCGGCAGCACCAAACCCGCGAGGCCCAGTGTTCGGCGTCCCATACTCGAGCATGCCAACCACCGCACCCTGACCCTTCAACTCCGGGCCAATCTCCGCAGACATCGCAGACTTACCGAGGACCGCCGAAGACGCGCCCTCAATGTCGTACGAGATCGCCGCAGCACCACCAGGGACAGTCGACGAACCGGACCAGTCAGCCCGCCAGTCATCCTTGATATGCCTTGCGGACACCTCGAGCGCCTGACGGATCTTCGGCAATACCTTCACCGGGGCTGCGACAAGGTCAGCGGTCAACGTGTTCAGCTCCGAGAAATCGAAGGACACCCCGTCGCTCACGACACCACCTCAACGGGCAGGCGGCGGGCAGTCGAGTAGGTCTGCGGGAACATGCCCGACACGAACCCTTCGAGACCCACCGACTCGGGGTCAGTGGCTGACGAAAGGATCACAAACCGGTCCGCGTTCTTCACACCACCAGTGCCCTCAACTGGCACATCCAGGCGCGGCGACTGCACGGCCAACAACTGCGACTGCGCGTCCACATCACGGATAGCAGCAGCGGACCGCAGCACCAGCCGTGCCGGCCCCGACCACACATCCGTGTCCGTGAACTCCGGGTTACCGTCATCATCTGCGGTATCCAGATAGGCCCGCCGAAAGATCCGCACCGTGTCCGTCATCAACGACTCCGCGACACCACGCCCCATACTCAACGCGCCGCGGGCGATGCTCACCGAGAACCCCCAACATGCACGTCCGTCGAGTACTGCCGGCGAATCAACGCGATGTTCCGGTCAGACAACGACATCCCGGTACCCTCGCCACCATCAGCGAACGCAGCCTTGAAATCGTCAATCGCAACCGACGACAGGCCGCCGACAGTCAAACCAAGGTTCAACTCGAGCGGCACCAACGCCTGCGACACCAACACACACGCCCAACGCTTCAACCCCTCAGGGGCCACCGCGTAACCATACGTGAACGTGATATCCACCGGCTCACACTCATCGACATACACGACCCCATCACGAAGCGTGTACTCGACCGGGTCACCCTCGAACTCCACCGCATCAACCGAAATCACAGGCTGCTGCGGCAACACCACAGCCCCCGTACCATCCGGCCACCCAGAGAACGTCGCCGACGACTGCGGAAACACCTGCTGCCCAATAACGTCCTCACGAAGATAAGTGGACGCATCCTCAAGCAGCGTAATGATCCAAGCTTCCTCCTCCGCGGTGAAGGTCCGGTTCAACCGGGCCGCCAGATCATCTGCTGTTGCGAATGCGTCCACCATCACTCCTCTACTTACGGGGTAGCGTCGAACTCAGCCACGGCAAGCGCGGTCGGACGAACAACCTTCGCACCGTAAACGTGAAGACCCTTGAGGCCATCAGCGAAGCGCTTCTCGAGGCGCACAGCCTCAACCGACGTGATCTGCTCAGCGAACGTGGTCGCGATGCCGTGACCAGCGATAGCAAGGCCACCGGTAGCGGCGGCGTCAGTGACAGCCGGAAGGTTGTTCGACTTGAACAGCGACAGGCCAGCGATCTCACCGATGAAGCCGTTCAAACGAGCGAGAGGCGACGCGGAGTCGCCAGCCTGAATGAACGAGTCCAGCTTGAGCAGACGGCCGTGCAGCGAAGGCGAAACGACCGACCAGCGGCCCTCCTCGGGAACGTTGTCCTCATCGAGCGTGACCGAAAGGTCAACGAACGCGTCGTACAGGTTCTGCTTCGTGGTGTGAATCGCGACAGTGCCAAGGTCGTTCGACGTGCCCTGGATCGCGGTGTTCATCGCGGCCAGCAGGAACGCGTCGGACACGTCCCGAAGCTGGTAGGTCGCGTTGTCCAACGCCTGGTTCATCACAGCACCGCCGTTGACCGACTGCGCACGCTCAATGTCGTCCAGCTCGAAAGCAAAGTACTTCTGCTGGTCGATCACGAGCGAACGGGTCGCGTCGTCGATGTCTTCGAACGTGATGTCCGTGTGAGCGGTGTAGGTGCCGATGGTCACGTCATTGATTGACGTGATCTTCACCGAGTCACCCTGGCGCTTGATCTCGCCCTCATAGTCGCGGTTCACAAGACCGCCAGCGACGGCCTTCTTCCGAAGCGCGACGAGGATCTTTGCAGTCCACAGGTCAGGAACAAAATTGGTAACAGCCATTAGATAGCCCTCCTAGGCTTAGCTCTTACCCCCGAGCAAGTCCGCGAGCCGGCCAGCGGCCTCAGCCTCAACGATCTCGTCAGGGGTCATGCGTGAGAGTTCTTCGCGCGAGCGGATCTGAACCGGCTTACCGTCACCCTTCGGCCCCGTATCTGCGTCGCCGTCGAAACGGCGCGCCTTATCGGCTCCAAGATGGGGTTTGCGGGCGATCAGGTCATCAATCGCAGCGTTCAATGCGTCGGCGTCAACGTCGCCGTTCTCTGACACGTCAAAATTGGAAAGCTGGATGAACAGCGCCGCGTCAGTAGGGTCAGCAAGCCGCCCCTTAGCCGCAGCCTTCAACTCAGCCCGAAGGATCGCTTCGTTCTGGGTCTTGCGCTTCTCAACCTCGGCGGCAAACTCCGCCTCGCGTCCCTGCAACTTCGCCTCAAGCTCGGCAGCACGGGCCTCGGCATCACGGGCACGGGCACGCTCAGCATTGCGCTCAGCCTTCATTGTGTCCAAAGCCTTCTTGCCCGCATCACCCAAGGCCTCGGCACCCTCAACGGGCGCATCGACCTCAGCGGAGGCGTCAACAGCAGTGTCAGTGTCGACAGAATCGACGTTCGCTTCATCCGACATGGGAATTGCTCCTAGTTGGTTGGTCGCCGCGTTGCGCGGCACTATCTCCCGCGAGGAGCGGGAAGCTTCATCGCCCGAAGGCCGGGAGGACGTAACCCTCCGTAGTGAGCAGCCGGATAGCGTTCTCACGCGTACCCGCCACCCGGTAAATGTCGTCAACGGTCAGACGCGAAGGCGTCCCGTACTTACGTGCAGCCTTCGCCGTACCCAAGCCACGACCGCGGATGTTCTCCACGCGACCGACGTCGGCACCGTCACGGATTGCCCGCGCCTCGGCCCTGCCAAACGTCTTGTCCTGGGCTTCCTTCGACAACGAATCGAAATAGTCACGCGGGTTGATCGCCATACCCTCACCCAGCGCCTCAGACGCCGGAATGTGCATGCAGTCGCACCGCGGATGACGGAGGAAACCCTTGTTCCACCCAAACCACTTACCCGCGAGAATCACGCACCGCGAACACGACGGCGTATTCAACATGCGGGCGTAACCACCCAGCTTCGGGCGCTGAATGATGTCCGCGTGGTACACCTGCCGGCGCGTATCAGCCATGACCGTCAGAACGTCGCGTGTCAGATGCGTTCCGCCCGTTGCGAGCGCTTCGCGAACCGACGCGCCACCCTTGATAGACGTCTTCACGCTGATAAGCGACTGATCCAACAAGGTGCCCATCGGGCGGCCATCGGGGGCGGTAGCGACGAACCGGGGAGGGTTCAACCGCCCCGCAGGGTCACCCACCTGGTTCGTCTCCGCCAACACCGCATCCGTGTACGGCAACGCGGCACGCACAGACGCCACACGCCCCCGCTCAACGACCGCAGACAACTCCGACCGCACACCGACCCACTGAGACGAAAAATCGTCACCCAGGCGACGCCACAGTTTCGCCGTACTAGCCGACGTCACCGCCGCTATCTTCTGCTGCGTCCGGTACTGCTCCTGAGCCGCCCGCGGAATCATCCAGCCCCCTCATAGCAGCCGCGATCTGCGGGTCGTTCAACTCGTCCTCACGCATCTGCATGACGCGCTCAACCTCAACCGGGTCCAACCCGTCAAGCTCGAGGATGTATTCGAACGGGTAACCGATATTGCGCTTCTTCACCAACGCATCAGCCAACTGCGCCTCGGAACGAATCTCCGGGTTCATCCACGCAATCGTCGCCAACCGTGTCTGCCGAGCAAGGGCCTTATCACCCATCGCCAACGCAACAAGCCGGTACACCTCACGCAAAGCAGGCGTCGCGAACGTCTGGAACTCGAGGGTCTTCTTGACGAGACCAATCTCCGACGCCTTCAACCCCTCACCGTTCACGTTCGACATGCCAGCAGTCGTCACCAGGTACGTCGGAGGCGTTCGCGTCTGAGCTGCGATATGCCCGACAGCCTTCTCAATGACCTTCGTGAACTGCTCGAGCGACGCGGAAGGGAACGAGTCGATCTTCGCGTTTTCACCCGTCAACCACAGGAAACGCTTCTCCTGCAAGTCGCGCATGTCGACGACCTTTTCGCCGATCTTCTCCCCGTTCTCATTGAGAATGGGGATCTTCGGCGGCTCCTGACCCAGGATCACGCGCGCATCCATCGACGCATAATCCGCAGCCAAGAACATGTACGCCCACAACAAGTTGATGGCGTCCTGCATCGGAATGACACCCTGAATCTCAGAGATCGGGTCGCCCTTCAACGTCGGCCGGTTCGGCACCTCAACAACCGGCACCACACCCATAGGGTTCTCCAACGGCCACGTATTGTCAGCCTTACCCCGGCGAGCCTCCCAGCCACCAGGCGCGGCGGACTGAACCTTCGACTGCGCCGACTGCGACTCACGCTCAGACGCCGTCTTGAACCGCGAACGCTCAAACTTCCACACCGCATCCGGCGTGTACAACGTCGCGTACTCGTTCGACTCGTCAACCCACGTCTTCAACGCAGCAACACGCTCACGCGGGTTCGCCCAGTCGTACTCAATCTCGACGTCGGAACCGTGCTCCCACGAAATCAGCGGCTCATCATCCGAGTTGCCCCAAACGATCACAAACGACCGCGACGTCGTCAACGAAGCAACAAACCCCTGAGATGACTGCATCTCCATCTCATTGAGCAACCACTGCTCCCACAGCTTCTTGCCCGCATCAACGGACTCGCCAATCTTGATACCCGTATGACGAAGACGCTCGGCCTCAGCATCAACCACCGGCCGCGTCCAGTTATCCGAGAACCCCGCATAACGGGCAGCATTCGCCTTACGCCACTCATCAGTCGCGAAAGACAACGGCTGCAACCCGTTGTAATAGTCCTCACGCGTCTGAAAGAC contains these protein-coding regions:
- a CDS encoding phage portal protein, whose product is MDADEALRMVNRIYARLDGRRSVFQTREDYYNGLQPLSFATDEWRKANAARYAGFSDNWTRPVVDAEAERLRHTGIKIGESVDAGKKLWEQWLLNEMEMQSSQGFVASLTTSRSFVIVWGNSDDEPLISWEHGSDVEIEYDWANPRERVAALKTWVDESNEYATLYTPDAVWKFERSRFKTASERESQSAQSKVQSAAPGGWEARRGKADNTWPLENPMGVVPVVEVPNRPTLKGDPISEIQGVIPMQDAINLLWAYMFLAADYASMDARVILGQEPPKIPILNENGEKIGEKVVDMRDLQEKRFLWLTGENAKIDSFPSASLEQFTKVIEKAVGHIAAQTRTPPTYLVTTAGMSNVNGEGLKASEIGLVKKTLEFQTFATPALREVYRLVALAMGDKALARQTRLATIAWMNPEIRSEAQLADALVKKRNIGYPFEYILELDGLDPVEVERVMQMREDELNDPQIAAAMRGLDDSAGGSGAVPDAAEDSGGDVG
- a CDS encoding phage tail tape measure protein encodes the protein MPERITRVTLTAQVGDYVAGMDKAARATKETANAAQKLTQSKKEFDAVGKASLALGALAAAGVGLAVSKFADFDKAMSAVQAATHETTENMALLRDAALEAGASTVFTASESAQALEELAKAGISTADALGGGLKGSLDLAAAGGLEVADAAEIAANALTVFNLAGADVPHVADVLAAGAGKAQGSVDDLSAALKQSGTVAAGMGISLEETVGSLALFASAGITGSDAGTSFRQMLLRLSNPTEESKELMDQLGISVYDAAGQFVGMGSVAGQLKDKLSPLTQETRDAALATIFGADAIRTARELYKGGAEEVAKWTSAVDDSGYAAETAELRLDNLAGDLEKLGGAFDTALIKTGSAANDALRGLTQGVTGVVDAFGKAPEPVQATALAIGAVTAAVGLAGGAFLLAVPKIAAFKAALATMSPAAQRAAGVIGNVAKAAGLIAGLGVAVSILDKLATGGPKAAVGIEKVLQALNGGDLDAAFKNGSKSADEFAESLELVAGSGFDAQMERFGEAIAGPFGITGAVGEARTGFDSLSQALAQMVQDGKGEKAAAIFAEITRKAEEQGISVKELKKLFPEYENALAGVSNEQEDATVSSAAMSEGLGDVESAADTAKDAVDDLAETIRGFGDTQLSVNDANRQVQQSLDDFTASIEENGQTLDITTQEGRDNQAALDGIAEAYKEAAAATVENTGKQEDAIPVIEAGRQAVIDAGIAAGLSQTAAELYADSLGLIPGDVSTQVNLYSQEAMDAALRMAQLIRDIPNSKTVYLYVEEQRKSSGAPAGQVGAAYGNTGGLLVPHLSEGSPAWWRDGVVKGPGGPRDDRVRAMLSPGEFVVNADATKKNLDVLHAINGGASYGPGAAQAPAPAPFPAVGLQLLREIRDRVGFDVPVPAVQGALSSRNVATTTRGRA
- a CDS encoding P22 phage major capsid protein family protein, with product MAVTNFVPDLWTAKILVALRKKAVAGGLVNRDYEGEIKRQGDSVKITSINDVTIGTYTAHTDITFEDIDDATRSLVIDQQKYFAFELDDIERAQSVNGGAVMNQALDNATYQLRDVSDAFLLAAMNTAIQGTSNDLGTVAIHTTKQNLYDAFVDLSVTLDEDNVPEEGRWSVVSPSLHGRLLKLDSFIQAGDSASPLARLNGFIGEIAGLSLFKSNNLPAVTDAAATGGLAIAGHGIATTFAEQITSVEAVRLEKRFADGLKGLHVYGAKVVRPTALAVAEFDATP
- a CDS encoding DUF6093 family protein; the encoded protein is MSIARGALSMGRGVAESLMTDTVRIFRRAYLDTADDDGNPEFTDTDVWSGPARLVLRSAAAIRDVDAQSQLLAVQSPRLDVPVEGTGGVKNADRFVILSSATDPESVGLEGFVSGMFPQTYSTARRLPVEVVS